Sequence from the Sporohalobacter salinus genome:
CCTTCCTTATCTTTATAATTTGTATATCTATTTAAAAGAAATATAGCATTTATCAAATGAATATTATATATATCAAAATCTTCTATCATTTCATCTAGTATGTCTTTTGTCTCTTGATTATTTAGTCCATTTTTTAATCCAGATCTAACTTTAGCTTTATTTTGCTTTAATAAATCTATCCAAACCTTTGATGCAGCAAAAGTATCAGGAAAATGCCCCATATTAGCTAAGATAGAAAGACATTGAAATAATTCTCCAACTGTAGGTTTTTCACCAATATATTCTACTTCTCCAAAATCATCTTTTTTACTTCCTAATCCAAGTCCTTCTACAGTACTCTTTAATTCATGTATGAGGTGCCATTGTAATATTATGTACTCATATCTAGTATAATGAGCACCATGAAGGCTATCTGTCAGTGCCCCTAGCTGATTAGTATAATGAAATTTTGCATCAAAATTTAAAGTAGCTAAAAAATTATAAAGTTCATTAGCATATGGATAGACATATGTTGATATTAAACCATGTCCATTTAAATTATAACTGATTCTGTTTGCATTCATATTTAACCCCTCACTATTTAGAATTTAACTAATTCATATTTCACCTAACTTGATTCTTCATGACACTATATTCATATGTAGTGTCGCAAATACTCTATATTTAGATATATTACGAAATAGTGTCGCAAACACTCACTATATCTTAGTATTTATGTCTGTCGTAAATACTCATTATCTATAAAATATTCCTCTTACTAATCTAAATAATCCAGTGGGCTTTTAATATCCTCAATATTTTTCTTACTGACGTGTGTATATCTTTCAGTAGTTTTAAGATTCTTATGTCCCAATAATTTTTGAATATACCGCAAATCAGTCCCCTTTTCTAGTAAATGAGTAGCAAAAGAATGTCTTAATGAATGAATTCCTACTTCTTTTTTAATCCCAGCCTTTCTACAAGCTTTTTTAAACACTCTCTGTACAGAACGCTCTGTTAAATAAGTTCCTTCCTTACCACCTGGAAAAAGCCATCCTTCCTCTATACGGTATTTTTTAGAATATCTTCTAAGTTCCTTAAGAGCAACTTCAGACAATAGAGTATAACGATCTTTCTTACCTTTTCCCTGCTTTACCCGTATTAACATCCTTTCACTATCAATATCTTCTACTTTTAAAGAAACTACTTCACTAACCCGTAACCCTGCCGAATAAACTAAATTTAAAATAGCACGATGTTTATAATTTTTTAAAACACTTAATATCTCAGCTACCTCTTCTTCACTTAATACATTAGGAAGTTTTCTTCCCTTCTTAGGACGTGGAATATTAACAGTTACTCTTTCTTTCTCTAATACTTCATTATAAAGAAATTTAATTGCACTTAAAGCCTGATTAGTATAACCAGAAGATCGTTCTTGCTTCTCCAAAAGTAATAATAAATATTCTCGTACATCATTCTCTTTTAATTCTTTTGGTTTTTTCGCATGGTATTCTACATATCTTCTAATATGTCCTAGATAAACATCACAAGTCTTAGAACTATAATTTTGTAATTTAATCTCATCTTTCACTTCTTGCAAAAAACTTCTCATCCATAATTTTTCAAGTTGCTTCTCTGTTTGATTAACTTCAATATTAAGACTTGAATCTATCACTATTTCTTCATTAGCAAAAATATCTAAAAGTTTATTAACTGCATCCTTAGTATAAGGAATAGTCCAAAACTTCTCTTCAGGATGCCACTGGCGACCATAAATTAGCTTAATCTTCTCTACCCGTTCAGGTGTATAATCAAACTCAACAATTATTTCTTTCTCTTCACCTTTTTTAATCTCAATCCCCATTCTATCGCCCTCTTTATTTTCGTAAAAAATACTATTATTGAAATTTTTTCTACCTAATAATGTTATTAGATAATTAAATACATAATCCCTGTTCAAAATTAAAATTGACACCTTATTTTTCCAAAATGTGATAAATAGATTATTTATTTAAAGATTATATTAAAAACAATCTTGTTGAATCATTGACAGAAAATCCTACAAATCTTTTCTATAGTTCTTCATATACTAAGTTGTAAGGAGGTAGGAATAAAAATGACAGAAGAAAACTTAGAAGATAAAGAAAAAGAAGAAAAAACAAAGAATTATGTAGACAAAAATCTTGGCCCAGTAGATAACGAGGTTGGCGAAGAAGTTATGCCAGGCATTAAAGAAAACATGAAAACCGAAGAAGATGACGTCTTAACTAATGAAAAGCTAAACGATAATGAATTTGGAAACGAAGTATTAGGTAACGACCTAAAGGATAATGAAATAATGAACAATAATATTTTGAAAGACGAAACTAATAATAAAAATACTAACAAAGAAAACACCTTAACTTCAAAAAAAGAAAAAGACAAAAAAGAAAAGTAAA
This genomic interval carries:
- the xerA gene encoding site-specific tyrosine recombinase/integron integrase, which codes for MGIEIKKGEEKEIIVEFDYTPERVEKIKLIYGRQWHPEEKFWTIPYTKDAVNKLLDIFANEEIVIDSSLNIEVNQTEKQLEKLWMRSFLQEVKDEIKLQNYSSKTCDVYLGHIRRYVEYHAKKPKELKENDVREYLLLLLEKQERSSGYTNQALSAIKFLYNEVLEKERVTVNIPRPKKGRKLPNVLSEEEVAEILSVLKNYKHRAILNLVYSAGLRVSEVVSLKVEDIDSERMLIRVKQGKGKKDRYTLLSEVALKELRRYSKKYRIEEGWLFPGGKEGTYLTERSVQRVFKKACRKAGIKKEVGIHSLRHSFATHLLEKGTDLRYIQKLLGHKNLKTTERYTHVSKKNIEDIKSPLDYLD